ATGGCTACTTTTCTCTTGTCTTTAATCCCCAAATAAACATCAGTAAGACTAGTAGAAGAAAGATGTTTGATTATTTTGTATTCTGATATGTATGTGCCAATCATAATTTATAACTGCTGTTGTATTTTTTTTATTATATCGGTTGTTGAATGATTTTTTCTATCTCCAGTTATTGCAATCTGTCCACCATAGGAAAGAACAATATTTCGTTCTGGAACAGTCTCAGCTGTGTAATCTGTTCCTTTTGCATGTATTGCTGGTTTTATAATTCTTAACAAATTTTCTACAGTAAGGTCTGAAAAAAGCACTACATAATTCACGCATTCTAAAGCTGCTACAATCTCTATTCTATCTTCCTCCGGCATAATTGGTCTGCCATGCCCTTTCAACTGCGATTCAGATTCATCATCATTGATCCCTACAATTAATATATCGCCCAAAGACTTTGCCTGCTCAAGATATCTGGTATGCCCTACATGAAGAATATCAAAACAGCCATTTGCAAAAATTATTCTTTTATTATCTTTTTTAAGTTTTTTTACCAGATTAGGAAGGTTATTTAGACTGCAAACCTTCATGATTTTTTTGCGTGTTTTACAACCTCAACCAGCTCTTTTTGTGTGGCTGTAGCTGCACCGGTCTTCATAACAACAATACTGCCCGCATAGTTTGCCAGTCTTGCAGCCTCAATTGCACTTGCTCCTGCTGAAAGAGCCAGAGTTACTACAGCAGAAACCGTATCCCCTGCGCCAGTAACATCAACCACGTCTGTACTTCCGTGTATTGGGATAAATGTACTTTTACTGTGTTTGTCTAATACCATCATGCCTTTACTACCGCGCGTTATGATTGCATTCTCGCACTCTATCTCGGATTTAAGCCTCTCTGCTATGTTGCACAGGGATTTTTCTCCATTAATGCTGTAATGAAAAACATCTTCAACCTCTGTCTCATTCGGTGTTACTGCTGTTGCGCACTTATAATTGAGTAATCCATATCTGGAATCAACAACCAGAACAAGTTTCTTCTCTCTTGCATACTTAGATATTACAGAATACACCGCTTTCGAGATAGTCTTATATCCATAATCTGAAATAAGTACAGCATCCATAGTATCTAGTACTTCGTCAAGATAAGTAAGCATTTTTGTTTCGCTAATTGAACTTATGCGAAAATTCTTTTCTTTATCTATTCGTATAACCTGCTGCTTTGCTGTATGGTAACTACCTGCCATAATCCGTGTTTTTGTAATGGTTGAACAGGATTTATCAATAATAATTCCGTCTGTGTCCACCCTCATTTTCCCGAGAAAGGAAATGACCTCTTTCCCAGCATTATCATTCCCTATCACACCAACGGGATATACTCTTGCACCTAACGCTTTTAGGTTTGATATCGCATTTGCTGCTCCTCCCACCTTGAACATGTTTGAATCAAACTTTAAAATCAATACAGGCGCTTCCCTTGATATGCGGGAGACCTCCCCATATACATATTCGTCACATATCATATCCCCAATGCTAAGTACTCTTTTACCGCTGAACTTTTTAGTAATACCTGCTAAATCACTCATTTTTTTCTCTGTTTATATTTCTTATTATCCATTTTACAGCATCATATAAATCTTCTGCAATATGGGCAGGCACAATACCCGCCTTCCTTAGCTTATTTTGCTCTAGTTTTCCATAACCTGTTCTAACCAGTATTCCCATTGCAGATATATTATGGGCAACTTTAATATCTGTTAATTTATCTCCTATAATATAACATTTATTGAGTTTTAAATCAAAATCCTTTGCAGCCAGTTTGAACATCCCCTTTTTAGGTTTTCTACAAGAGCATTCCTCATCAGGATGGTGTGGGCAATAGTATATTGCGTCTATATAAGCACCATTCCTACGCAATCTTCTCTTTAATTCATTATGCACATTATCTAAATCGTCTATAGAGAATAGACCTCGGCCAATGCCTGACTGGTTGGTAACAATAATAACTTTAATCTTATTCTGATTTAAAATCCGGATAGCTTTTGCAGTATTTTCGATGAGCCTTAAATCCTTCACACTCTTTAAATAATCAACCTCTGTATTAATTGTTCCGTCTCTATCTAAAAAAACTGCTCTATGTGAATATCTATTGTCAGTCACCTAAATCCTCCCTAAAATCTAATTTCAAATTCTTTATATTCTTCTGTTGCAGGCTCCCAATGCTTTTCAACATTCCTTATATAATCACGAAGACTGCTGCATATAGAGTCTATGAAGTTTTCAACGACTTCTCTATCGCCTTCTGCCACTACTTCTACCCGCCCGTTTGGAAGATTTTTGACAAAACCTGTAACTTCATACTGCTCGGCAATTCTTCTTGCAGTAAATCTAAATCCTACTCCCTGAACTGTCCCTGAAAAATTTGCACGCAAGCGTATCACCCCTTTATTACTCCCAATGGTCTGAGCTTAACAATAACCTCAACCAAATCACTTTGACTTTCAATAACTGCGTCAATATCCTTATATGCCTGCGGCGCTTCGCTCAAATCAATATTGTCCCTTCTGTCTTTGCTCCACTGAGCGTAAACAATACCATGCATAGCCTTATTGCATTCTTCAACAGAGTGAATTCTATTAAACTTTGTCCTGCTCATACACCGACCTGCTCCATGCGAACATGACATAAAACTTTCAGAATTGCCCAATCCTCTTACAATGTACGATGTCGTTCCCATAGAGCCCGGGATGATTCCCATCTGTCCTTTTTTCGCCTGAGTAGCGCCTTTTCTGTGAATCCACACACTTCTTCCAAAATGAGTTTCCATAGCTGCGAAATTATGATGGATATTTATTTCCTCGTCAAACCCGCAATGAAGAATCTCCCTGGCCGCCGCTTTAAAATGCGCCATCATTAATCTTCGGTTTTCCTGCGCAAATGCAAGGGCGTATTTCATAGCCTCAATGTATTCTTCAGCTCCCCTTGTGCCAATAGACAGAAATGAAAGATCCTTCTGCCCATTAAAATGTTCTCTATTGCAAATCCTCTGAGCAACTGCATTATACTCTTTTGCTACCTTGTAGCCAAAATTTCTACTGCCGGAATGAAGCATCAGCCAGATAAATCCATCAGAACCGGATTGAATCTCTATGAAGTGGTTACCTCCACCAAGAGTCCCGAGCTGTCTTTTTGCGGATTCCAATTCTCTCCGAATAACGGGAATATCCGGAGCTTGATTAAAACCCGGCCAGCTTTGCCCTTTTTTGTGATGCAAAAAGCCAACAGGGATTATACTTCTCAGCTTATAAATAATGTCTTTTACTGCTCGCTCTGAAACTTCAGAAGTATTATATGTAGTCTTAACAGCACACATACCGCAGCCAATATCAACTCCAACAGCGTTTGGAATAACAGCATCGCTGCAAGCAATCACACCTCCGATAGGCATACCATATCCAACATGGCAGTCCGGCATTAAGGCAACATGATGAAAAGTTCGGGGATGCTCCGAAAGATTCCCCGCTTGAGTCATTGCCTCTTCTTCAATATCCCTGCACCACGATTTGATTGGAAGCCTGTAATTAGAATTTACCCATTCCATGATTTTGACCTTCTATTTTTATAAGTGGAGCAGAAGGGATTCGAACCCCCGACCCCCACGTTGCGAACGTGATGCTCTCCCAACTGAGCTACTGCCCCAACTCTTCTTTCTACTTGTTTTTTTCTGTTACGACATACGAGAAATTGGCAAGCTGTGAAAACATGCTCTCTATTTCCTGCAGGAATGCAAGGCGGTTGTTTCTCAAGGCATGATTTTCATCCATTACCATAACCTTGTCAAAAAAATCATCTAAAGGTTTTCTCAGACTTATAATCTGACTAAATGCATTAGTATACTCTTTTTTCTTTATTAATTTGTTTACGTTTTTACTGATATCTAAAAACTTTTCAGCAAGTGTCTTTTCTTCAGGCTCAACAAGTTTTCTCTTGTTAAAATAAATAAACTCTATTCCCCTTTCTCTTGCCTGTTTCAGAATATTGGAAATACGCTTGAAAGAGGTTGTTATTGATTCAAAATCATTTTTACTTGGTTTAGAAAGTGCGTACAGGATTTTATCTTTTTCTACCGGTTTAAAACCATGAGTATTAAGCACAGCATCAACAAAATCATATCTGTAAAAATGCCAACTTATAAGATGATTTTTTAATCTTTGTTTGAAGAAATCAACGACCAGGCGAAAAACCTTCTCATGCTTATCTTCACTGATTTTATAAAGTTTTATACACTCGCCGATTATATTCTCCAGATCAATGTCATATTCTCTTTCAAGAATTATTCTAAGAATTCCTATTGCCTGCCTTCTTAATGCGAATTTATCGCCTGAACCGGTTATTGCGTTCTCATTCTCAATAATATGAGACACAATCGCATTCATTTTATCGGAGATAGAAACCACACTTCCTGCCTTTGTGTTCGGAAGTTTATCCTCTGCAAATCTTGGATAATAATGACAAGCTATGCCTGAACTAACTTCTTCAGAGACATTGCCCTCTCTTGCATATTCTCCGCCTATTTCCCCTTGAAGTTCAGGAAAATCCTCAACCATATGAGTTCCCAGATCAGCTTTGCATAATTCACATACTTTCTTAAGTGTTTTTGAATCTACGCGTACATTCTTATTTACCACCTTTGCTAATCTTTCTATTGCTCTGATTCTTTTAGGCAGCGTTCCGAACTGATGCGCATTTCTTGCCTCCATTATCTGTTTTGCGCGTTCTTCCAAACTTGTTTTTTTATCCTCATCCCAGAAGAATTTAGCATCGGCAAGTCTTGCGTTAAGCACTCTCTCATTCCCCTCTATGATTTGTTCTTCATTGCCTTTCATATTAGAGACAAAAACAAACTTGTTAGTAAGTTCAAGTTGTTTTCCCTTAATAACAGGGAAATATTTTTGATGAGATTTCATTGCCGCCTCAAGCACAATATCAGGAACCTTTAAGAACTCTTCAGGAAAAGTGCCTTTCAGAACATTTGGATATTCAACCAGATCAGTTACTATTTCCAAAAGCTCTTCATCAGGTGGCACAAAAAAAGCAGGATTATATTTCTTTAGTATTTTGTTTAAATCTTCTTCTATTTTCTTCTTTCTTTCATCCTGATCAACGATAACAAAAGCATGATTCAAACTTTTTTTATATTCGTCAATGTCTGCGCTCTTGATTTTTATTACGTCTGGGGCAAGAAAACGATGTCCATAAGTTATATTGCCTGCCTCAAGTTTTCCGAATTTAACAGGAATCACTTCATCCCCATACAAACACCCTAACCACCTTATTGGTCGCGCAAATTTGACACCAGAATTATCCCATCTCATAGTCTTTGGAAAGGGTATACTTTTTATCAGGTTTGGAAGCAGCTCCTTGAGCAGTTCATTAGTTGGTTTCCCCTTCTCAATTTTCTTTGCAAAAATATATTTTCCTGATTTAGTTTCTACTATTTCTAGCTCACCAACTTGAAGACCAAGTTTTTTAGCAAAACCAATTGCGGCTGGCATCGGTTTATTATCATTATCAAATGCCTTATCATACGGCGGACCCTGAACCGTTATCTCCTTATCGTCCTGCTTTTCGCTTATATCTTTAATAAAAAGAACAAGTCTTCTGGGAGTGCCTAAGCAGTGTGGTTCTGAAAATTTTAGACCTGCTTCTCCTAACATCTCAGAGGCAATTCTCACAATATCATCTCTCGCTGAACTAACATATGAAGCAGGTAATTCCTCCACTCCTATCTCAAATAATAAATTTTTCATTCTCTTTCCAGATATATCTTTGCGCACATACAAGCCAGCTTTCTCACTCTTTGTATAAATTCTGCCCTTTCTGCCACACCAATTACTCCTCTTGCATCCAGAATATTAAAGACATGAGAACATTTCAATGTATAATCGTATGCTGGAAGAACTAGTTCTTCCTCTATCAATCTTTTTGCTTCTTTTTCATACATATTGAAGAGTTTAAACTGCATTTTTGTATCAGCCTTCTCAAAATTATATATAGAAAATTCTCTTTCATTGTCCTTGTAAACATCTCCATATTTAAACCCATTTGTCCACTGGATATCAAACACATTGTTTTTCCCCTGAAGATACATTGCGATCCGCTCCAGACCATAAGTTAGCTCAACTGATATAGGAGCTAATTCAATTCCTCCAACCTGCTGAAAATACGTAAACTGAGTTATCTCCATGCCGTCAAGCCAAACTTCCCAGCCAAGTCCTGTCGCTCCAAGTGTGGGAGATTCCCAGTCATCTTCAACAAACCTTATATCGTGTTTGGAGAGATTTATCCCCAGCTCTTTTATGCTATCCAGATATAGGTCCTGCACATTATCAGGAGAAGGTTTTAGTATTACCTGGTATTGATAAAAGCGGCCAAGTCTGTTTGGGTTTTCTCCATACCTGCCGTCTGTCGGTCTTCTTGACGGCTGAACATAGGCAGTCTTCCACGGCTTTTTATCAAGCACTCTTAAGAAAGTATAAGGACTGAAAGTCCCTGCTCCAACCTCAAGATCATAGGGTTCGGCAATTACACAACCCTGTTTCGCCCAATATTCAGTAAGTGCTGATATGATTTCTTGAAATGTCATATGCTTATAATTTGTTCCAGAAAATCCAAAGATTTCAGACTTCTAACCAATGTATATTTTATATAGGATTCTAGCATTAGTTTAAGCTCTTTACTAGATAATTTACTGAGTTTTAAACGGGAAATGTCTGAGAAGTCTGATGATTGCAAATGCTGTACAGTCAGTATAGTGCCTAGAGATACCCGAAGAGCACTTTCATCTGCTCCCCAGCATTCCCTATTAAGAACGCCCCCGAGACTTAGACTGAATCTTGCATTGAGTATCTTTGCTCCACAATTCACACACCTATCAAAAACAGGTATACATCCAAGCATTTTTAAAAGCTTGATTTCAAAAAAGTGCGTGAGAACTTTTGGTTCCACATTAGTAGTTTCTAATGTAATTAAGGCATTAAGAAGTAAGCTGAAAATCTGCTCGCACTCTTGAGCCCCTTCAGTAGTTTTATTTATAAGTTCTATAAAATATGATGCATAAGCTATTTTAACTATATCATTACGTATATTTAAAAATGCATTTTTCAGATCACATTGGCTAACAAGCTGAATATCTGTTTTCTTCTGATAAAAGACCAAAGTAACGTGACTAAATATCTCCAAGCTGCTGCCGAACTTGTTTTTTGCGCTTCTAGCACCCTTTGCAATGCCTTTTATCTTGCCAAATTGAGGAGAATAGAATGTAACGATTTTGCTGGATTCTGCAAAATTTGTACTTCTAAGAACGACTGCCTCTGTAGTTTGGATATTCATCTAAGATACCTGAATAAGCTTGGACTGCTGGAGATTATACCAAATGTCCTTTATTTTGTAATCAAAATTATCTTGATATGTGTTTATTCATATTGTAAAAGCGCATTATTGCTGATATAAAATTAATGAAGTTTGAGAATAAATATGAACATTACTACTTCTAAGTCTTTTTTACGGACTAAAACTTTCCATATTATTTGTCTAACGGTGGTCACTTTTCTGGTTTATTCAAATACATTAAAAAATGCGTTTGTTTGGGATGACACCCAACTAATAGTCAAAAATACTTTTATTAAAGACATCCATAACCTGAAGCAAGTTTTTTCAAAAAATTACTTTACCTATTCAGGACAAGAAACATGGGTGCATTCGGGACAAGAAAGCTTCAGACCTATTACTACAACTAGCTATTTCATTGATTATTATATTTGGGATAACAATGCGTCTGGTTACCATTTGACAAATTTAATACTTTATATGCTGGCAGTAATACTCGCCTATAAAATAGCTTTCTTGCTTTTCTCATGCTGGAAATCTGCACTTATAACTGCACTGTTATTCTCATTGCATCCAATCCATACAGAGGTTATAAATGCAATTTGTTTTAGAGGAGACATACTCGCATTTATTTTTGCTTTACTGTCATTTTTATTTTACATAAAGGCAAAAAACAAAGGATATATTTTTTTCTCTTGTTTATTTTTAATACTTGCTCTTTCCTCTAAAGAGAGTGTTATTATTATGCCGCTTATCTTTATTGTTTACAGCAAATTATATGAAAAAAATAATTTGAAGTATAAGGCTCTGCCCTATGTATT
This genomic stretch from bacterium harbors:
- a CDS encoding adenylyltransferase/cytidyltransferase family protein, producing MKVCSLNNLPNLVKKLKKDNKRIIFANGCFDILHVGHTRYLEQAKSLGDILIVGINDDESESQLKGHGRPIMPEEDRIEIVAALECVNYVVLFSDLTVENLLRIIKPAIHAKGTDYTAETVPERNIVLSYGGQIAITGDRKNHSTTDIIKKIQQQL
- a CDS encoding bifunctional hydroxymethylpyrimidine kinase/phosphomethylpyrimidine kinase, translated to MSDLAGITKKFSGKRVLSIGDMICDEYVYGEVSRISREAPVLILKFDSNMFKVGGAANAISNLKALGARVYPVGVIGNDNAGKEVISFLGKMRVDTDGIIIDKSCSTITKTRIMAGSYHTAKQQVIRIDKEKNFRISSISETKMLTYLDEVLDTMDAVLISDYGYKTISKAVYSVISKYAREKKLVLVVDSRYGLLNYKCATAVTPNETEVEDVFHYSINGEKSLCNIAERLKSEIECENAIITRGSKGMMVLDKHSKSTFIPIHGSTDVVDVTGAGDTVSAVVTLALSAGASAIEAARLANYAGSIVVMKTGAATATQKELVEVVKHAKKS
- the gmhB gene encoding D-glycero-beta-D-manno-heptose 1,7-bisphosphate 7-phosphatase, encoding MTDNRYSHRAVFLDRDGTINTEVDYLKSVKDLRLIENTAKAIRILNQNKIKVIIVTNQSGIGRGLFSIDDLDNVHNELKRRLRRNGAYIDAIYYCPHHPDEECSCRKPKKGMFKLAAKDFDLKLNKCYIIGDKLTDIKVAHNISAMGILVRTGYGKLEQNKLRKAGIVPAHIAEDLYDAVKWIIRNINREKNE
- a CDS encoding acylphosphatase; its protein translation is MIRLRANFSGTVQGVGFRFTARRIAEQYEVTGFVKNLPNGRVEVVAEGDREVVENFIDSICSSLRDYIRNVEKHWEPATEEYKEFEIRF
- a CDS encoding RtcB family protein, yielding MEWVNSNYRLPIKSWCRDIEEEAMTQAGNLSEHPRTFHHVALMPDCHVGYGMPIGGVIACSDAVIPNAVGVDIGCGMCAVKTTYNTSEVSERAVKDIIYKLRSIIPVGFLHHKKGQSWPGFNQAPDIPVIRRELESAKRQLGTLGGGNHFIEIQSGSDGFIWLMLHSGSRNFGYKVAKEYNAVAQRICNREHFNGQKDLSFLSIGTRGAEEYIEAMKYALAFAQENRRLMMAHFKAAAREILHCGFDEEINIHHNFAAMETHFGRSVWIHRKGATQAKKGQMGIIPGSMGTTSYIVRGLGNSESFMSCSHGAGRCMSRTKFNRIHSVEECNKAMHGIVYAQWSKDRRDNIDLSEAPQAYKDIDAVIESQSDLVEVIVKLRPLGVIKG
- the glyS gene encoding glycine--tRNA ligase subunit beta, producing MKNLLFEIGVEELPASYVSSARDDIVRIASEMLGEAGLKFSEPHCLGTPRRLVLFIKDISEKQDDKEITVQGPPYDKAFDNDNKPMPAAIGFAKKLGLQVGELEIVETKSGKYIFAKKIEKGKPTNELLKELLPNLIKSIPFPKTMRWDNSGVKFARPIRWLGCLYGDEVIPVKFGKLEAGNITYGHRFLAPDVIKIKSADIDEYKKSLNHAFVIVDQDERKKKIEEDLNKILKKYNPAFFVPPDEELLEIVTDLVEYPNVLKGTFPEEFLKVPDIVLEAAMKSHQKYFPVIKGKQLELTNKFVFVSNMKGNEEQIIEGNERVLNARLADAKFFWDEDKKTSLEERAKQIMEARNAHQFGTLPKRIRAIERLAKVVNKNVRVDSKTLKKVCELCKADLGTHMVEDFPELQGEIGGEYAREGNVSEEVSSGIACHYYPRFAEDKLPNTKAGSVVSISDKMNAIVSHIIENENAITGSGDKFALRRQAIGILRIILEREYDIDLENIIGECIKLYKISEDKHEKVFRLVVDFFKQRLKNHLISWHFYRYDFVDAVLNTHGFKPVEKDKILYALSKPSKNDFESITTSFKRISNILKQARERGIEFIYFNKRKLVEPEEKTLAEKFLDISKNVNKLIKKKEYTNAFSQIISLRKPLDDFFDKVMVMDENHALRNNRLAFLQEIESMFSQLANFSYVVTEKNK
- a CDS encoding glycine--tRNA ligase subunit alpha, whose protein sequence is MTFQEIISALTEYWAKQGCVIAEPYDLEVGAGTFSPYTFLRVLDKKPWKTAYVQPSRRPTDGRYGENPNRLGRFYQYQVILKPSPDNVQDLYLDSIKELGINLSKHDIRFVEDDWESPTLGATGLGWEVWLDGMEITQFTYFQQVGGIELAPISVELTYGLERIAMYLQGKNNVFDIQWTNGFKYGDVYKDNEREFSIYNFEKADTKMQFKLFNMYEKEAKRLIEEELVLPAYDYTLKCSHVFNILDARGVIGVAERAEFIQRVRKLACMCAKIYLERE
- the recO gene encoding DNA repair protein RecO, whose product is MNIQTTEAVVLRSTNFAESSKIVTFYSPQFGKIKGIAKGARSAKNKFGSSLEIFSHVTLVFYQKKTDIQLVSQCDLKNAFLNIRNDIVKIAYASYFIELINKTTEGAQECEQIFSLLLNALITLETTNVEPKVLTHFFEIKLLKMLGCIPVFDRCVNCGAKILNARFSLSLGGVLNRECWGADESALRVSLGTILTVQHLQSSDFSDISRLKLSKLSSKELKLMLESYIKYTLVRSLKSLDFLEQIISI